The Halosimplex litoreum genome has a window encoding:
- the gfcR gene encoding transcriptional regulator GfcR gives MKNIDDLIDSAAELAEGGLSKGEIADELNVSKETASWLVSRSGATTTTATSKTSQSPHDIHVDWSAIGRDSARLTYVGRAVADLLSKQGEEVDLTIGIEKAGAPIATTVARELDTDLGTYAPSKHQWDDGESEELSGSFSRNFAGIRGRECYVVDDTITSGTTMTETVEAIRDRGGEPVACAVLTDKRGVEEIEGVPVYSLVQVLRVGQSE, from the coding sequence ATGAAGAACATCGACGATCTCATCGACAGCGCGGCGGAGCTGGCCGAAGGGGGCCTCTCGAAGGGCGAGATCGCGGACGAGCTCAACGTCTCGAAGGAGACGGCGTCGTGGCTCGTCTCGCGCAGCGGCGCCACGACGACGACGGCGACCTCGAAGACCTCCCAGAGCCCGCACGACATCCACGTCGACTGGTCGGCGATCGGTCGCGACAGCGCCCGGCTCACCTACGTCGGCCGCGCCGTCGCCGACCTGCTCTCCAAACAGGGCGAGGAGGTCGACCTGACCATCGGCATCGAGAAGGCCGGCGCGCCCATCGCGACGACGGTCGCCCGGGAACTCGACACGGATCTCGGCACCTACGCACCGAGCAAACACCAGTGGGACGACGGCGAGAGCGAGGAGCTGTCGGGCTCGTTTTCCCGCAACTTCGCCGGCATCCGCGGCCGCGAGTGCTACGTCGTCGACGACACCATCACCAGCGGCACGACTATGACCGAGACCGTCGAGGCCATCCGCGACCGCGGCGGCGAGCCCGTCGCCTGCGCGGTGCTGACGGACAAGCGCGGCGTCGAAGAGATCGAGGGCGTCCCCGTCTACTCGCTCGTGCAGGTGCTGCGCGTCGGTCAGTCCGAGTAG
- a CDS encoding HAD family hydrolase has protein sequence MERYDQLYRLYEEFDAERLAAHQAFVDLFPPLDSRVALTYWEDASDELEELRGEIRDAFPGTGETYADVAAHATRDQAFAGLDLATKYDRSVNALVLDVDETLRSAGTTDNEIPRETLHLLTEFHEDGIPIVVCTGQTLENVKGFLSQGLGNAVVNSGDVSVVYESGTGVFTPGHGPDTKRLLYEGLDETVRGVFDRLRQRVLSEAPETVARGCHLQGNEFNVTLKPNFETGSDDAVAVIDDALVYLLDLLGVVVAECVEGIQAGERGDDEDVLGAAAGEWTRAFYAARDPEIEAVLDDRGELPAEGAETEGADGTGESGVPDAVAAFLDRVDVAYYEGDAAEVVSRELDKPGGVEAAFEVLGVDDPFALVLGDSKSDLRVMEWVAERDAGIAAAPEHASTVVLEHVRERDDLVFPAGDAGDVLRTVYALDRLVAAE, from the coding sequence ATGGAACGCTACGACCAGCTCTATCGGCTCTACGAGGAGTTCGACGCCGAACGACTGGCCGCCCACCAGGCGTTCGTCGACCTGTTCCCGCCGCTGGACTCGCGGGTCGCGCTGACCTACTGGGAGGACGCCAGCGACGAACTCGAGGAGTTGCGCGGGGAGATACGCGACGCCTTCCCCGGCACCGGCGAGACCTACGCCGACGTGGCCGCCCACGCCACCCGCGACCAGGCTTTCGCCGGGCTCGACCTGGCGACGAAGTACGACCGGTCGGTCAACGCCCTGGTCCTCGACGTCGACGAGACGTTGCGCTCGGCGGGAACGACCGACAACGAGATCCCCCGCGAGACGCTGCACCTGCTGACCGAGTTCCACGAGGACGGGATCCCGATCGTCGTCTGTACCGGCCAGACCCTCGAGAACGTCAAGGGCTTTCTCAGCCAGGGGCTGGGCAACGCCGTCGTCAACTCCGGCGACGTGAGCGTCGTCTACGAGAGCGGGACCGGCGTGTTCACGCCCGGCCACGGCCCCGACACCAAGCGCCTGCTGTACGAGGGCCTGGACGAGACGGTCCGCGGGGTGTTCGACCGCCTGCGCCAGCGCGTGCTCTCCGAGGCGCCCGAGACGGTCGCCCGCGGCTGCCACCTCCAGGGCAACGAGTTCAACGTCACGCTGAAGCCGAACTTCGAGACCGGGAGCGACGACGCCGTCGCCGTGATCGACGACGCGCTCGTCTACCTGCTCGACCTGCTCGGCGTCGTCGTCGCCGAGTGCGTCGAGGGCATCCAGGCGGGCGAGCGCGGCGACGACGAAGACGTTCTCGGCGCGGCCGCCGGCGAGTGGACCCGGGCGTTCTACGCCGCTCGGGACCCGGAGATCGAGGCGGTGCTCGACGACCGGGGCGAACTGCCGGCGGAGGGCGCCGAGACCGAAGGGGCGGATGGGACCGGCGAGTCGGGCGTGCCCGACGCGGTCGCGGCGTTCCTCGACCGCGTGGACGTGGCCTACTACGAGGGCGACGCGGCGGAGGTCGTGAGCCGGGAACTCGACAAGCCCGGCGGGGTCGAGGCGGCCTTCGAAGTGCTGGGGGTCGACGACCCGTTCGCGCTGGTGCTGGGCGACAGCAAGAGCGACCTGCGGGTGATGGAATGGGTCGCCGAGCGCGACGCGGGGATCGCCGCCGCGCCCGAGCACGCCTCGACGGTCGTCCTCGAGCACGTCCGGGAGCGCGACGACCTCGTCTTCCCCGCGGGCGACGCCGGCGACGTGCTGCGGACGGTGTACGCCCTCGACAGGC